One window of the Sulfitobacter alexandrii genome contains the following:
- a CDS encoding MmcB family DNA repair protein — MTQIDLSPPPPAPQPGQLLARGVCRHLAEHGFACVEELVPARGLRVDVMALGPKGEIWIVECKSSRADFMSDAKWEGYVEWADRFFWAVDADFPTELLPDETGLMIGDAYGAEIVRMGPESRLAPARRKAMIQKFASCAARRLQMLRDPDMMPAWD, encoded by the coding sequence ATGACCCAGATCGATCTGTCACCGCCCCCTCCGGCGCCGCAGCCCGGCCAGCTTCTGGCGCGGGGCGTCTGTCGGCACCTTGCCGAACACGGCTTTGCCTGCGTGGAGGAACTCGTCCCGGCACGGGGCCTGCGGGTGGACGTGATGGCGCTGGGGCCGAAGGGAGAAATCTGGATCGTGGAGTGCAAGTCCTCGCGCGCGGACTTCATGTCGGACGCCAAGTGGGAGGGCTATGTCGAATGGGCCGACCGGTTCTTCTGGGCCGTGGATGCCGATTTTCCGACCGAGCTCCTGCCTGACGAGACCGGGCTGATGATAGGAGACGCCTACGGCGCGGAGATCGTCCGCATGGGGCCGGAGTCCCGGCTGGCGCCCGCGCGGCGCAAGGCGATGATCCAGAAATTCGCCTCTTGCGCGGCGCGCCGGCTGCAGATGCTGCGCGACCCGGA
- the nusB gene encoding transcription antitermination factor NusB — protein MNTSLSGNQKRKMKSASRLYAVQALFQMEHSSLTVELVRREFLEHRFGAVYEGDEMQDGDVDHFSRVLDTAVNYQASIDQMTDRALVAKWPIARIDPTLRALFRAAGAEFRDDGTPPRVVINEYVEVARAFFPDGKEPMFVNAVLDHMAREARPEAF, from the coding sequence ATGAACACCTCACTGTCGGGCAACCAGAAGCGCAAGATGAAGTCGGCCTCGCGGCTTTATGCCGTGCAGGCCCTTTTCCAGATGGAACACTCCAGCCTTACCGTGGAACTGGTGCGGCGCGAATTTCTGGAACATCGCTTCGGCGCCGTCTACGAAGGCGACGAGATGCAGGACGGCGACGTGGATCATTTCTCCCGCGTGCTCGACACCGCCGTGAATTACCAGGCTTCCATCGACCAGATGACCGACCGCGCGTTGGTCGCCAAATGGCCGATCGCGCGCATCGACCCCACGCTGAGGGCGCTTTTCCGGGCGGCGGGCGCCGAGTTCCGGGATGACGGAACCCCGCCGCGCGTTGTCATCAATGAATACGTCGAGGTCGCCCGCGCGTTCTTTCCAGACGGGAAAGAACCCATGTTCGTGAACGCGGTGCTGGACCACATGGCGCGTGAAGCCCGCCCCGAGGCGTTCTGA
- a CDS encoding 6,7-dimethyl-8-ribityllumazine synthase: MASSEDHTVLPRPVFDRPVKVLIVLSPYYSDIAKGLLEGAKAELEAAGADYDVVEMPGALEIPTAIGISDRRSNFDGYVALGCVIRGETTHYETVCNDSSRALQLLGLQGLCIGNGILTVENKAQAEVRADPAGQNKGGGAAAAALHLIALARKWAQTSKGIGFKPRGEDTLLAGESDGNGIA, encoded by the coding sequence ATGGCCTCGTCCGAAGATCACACCGTCCTGCCGCGCCCCGTCTTCGACCGTCCGGTCAAGGTGTTGATCGTGCTCTCTCCGTATTACAGCGACATCGCCAAGGGGCTGCTGGAAGGCGCCAAGGCCGAGCTGGAGGCGGCGGGCGCGGATTACGACGTAGTGGAGATGCCCGGTGCGCTGGAGATCCCGACCGCCATCGGGATCAGCGACCGGCGCAGCAATTTCGACGGCTACGTGGCGCTGGGCTGCGTGATCCGTGGCGAGACGACCCACTACGAAACCGTCTGCAACGACAGCAGCCGCGCCCTGCAATTGCTCGGCCTTCAGGGGCTTTGCATCGGCAACGGCATCCTGACGGTGGAAAACAAGGCGCAGGCCGAAGTGCGCGCCGATCCCGCCGGGCAGAACAAGGGCGGCGGGGCGGCCGCGGCGGCCTTGCATCTGATCGCGCTCGCCCGTAAGTGGGCGCAAACAAGCAAGGGCATCGGCTTCAAACCACGCGGCGAGGATACGCTGTTGGCGGGGGAGTCCGACGGAAACGGCATCGCATGA
- the ribB gene encoding 3,4-dihydroxy-2-butanone-4-phosphate synthase — MNYEKPGPVEEELSSAIAPIEEIIEEARQGRMFILVDHEDRENEGDLVIPAVHADAAAINFMATHGRGLICLPMTAERVAALGLPMMAVNNSSRHETAFTVSIEAREGVTTGISAADRARTVAVAIDERAGQADIATPGHIFPLRARDGGVLVRAGHTEAAVDISRLAGLHPSGVICEIMKDDGTMARLPDMIEFGARHGLKIGTISDLIAYRHKHDNLLVERDVREVTSAYGGAWQMRIFADEITGTDHVALVKGDITTPEPVLVRTHAINALEDILGLGPSPADELPRAMQIIAEEGRGAVILFRDPYPRLRLDDDEDEGPRTVKRTGLGAQILAELGLHKLVLLTDNPGTRYVGLDPYAIEIVGTRPITEN; from the coding sequence GCCCCGATCGAGGAGATCATAGAAGAGGCGCGTCAGGGCCGCATGTTCATCCTGGTCGACCACGAGGACCGCGAGAACGAGGGTGACCTCGTGATCCCGGCGGTCCACGCGGACGCGGCGGCGATCAACTTCATGGCGACCCACGGGCGCGGTCTGATCTGCCTGCCGATGACGGCGGAGCGGGTGGCGGCGCTGGGGCTGCCGATGATGGCCGTGAACAATTCCTCGCGGCACGAGACCGCCTTTACCGTCAGCATCGAGGCCCGCGAGGGGGTGACCACGGGGATTTCCGCCGCCGACCGCGCGCGCACCGTGGCGGTGGCCATCGACGAACGCGCAGGGCAGGCGGACATCGCCACCCCCGGGCACATCTTTCCGCTCCGGGCCCGGGACGGCGGCGTGCTGGTCCGCGCGGGCCACACGGAGGCGGCCGTGGACATCAGCCGTCTCGCGGGGCTGCATCCATCTGGGGTGATCTGCGAGATCATGAAGGACGACGGCACCATGGCGCGTCTGCCCGACATGATCGAGTTCGGCGCGCGTCACGGGCTGAAGATCGGCACGATCAGCGATCTCATCGCCTACCGGCACAAGCATGACAACCTGTTGGTGGAACGGGACGTGCGCGAGGTCACCTCGGCCTACGGCGGGGCATGGCAGATGCGCATCTTTGCCGACGAGATCACCGGGACGGACCATGTCGCGCTGGTCAAGGGGGATATCACCACGCCCGAGCCGGTGCTGGTGCGGACCCACGCCATCAACGCGCTGGAAGATATCCTTGGCCTTGGCCCCAGCCCCGCCGACGAACTGCCCCGCGCGATGCAGATCATCGCCGAAGAGGGGCGCGGGGCGGTGATCCTGTTCCGCGATCCCTATCCGCGCCTGCGATTGGACGACGACGAAGACGAAGGCCCCCGCACCGTCAAGCGCACCGGCCTCGGCGCGCAGATCCTGGCCGAACTCGGGCTGCACAAGCTGGTACTGCTGACCGACAACCCCGGTACCCGCTACGTGGGCCTCGACCCCTATGCCATCGAAATCGTGGGCACCCGCCCCATCACGGAGAACTAG